One window of Aspergillus oryzae RIB40 DNA, chromosome 3 genomic DNA carries:
- the cyp5 gene encoding putative peptidyl-prolyl cis-trans isomerase (similar to cyclophilin-type peptidyl-prolyl cis-trans isomerase): MSVTLHTTQGDLKVELFCEAVPKTVENFLALCACGAYNNTPFHRLIPGFMIQGGDISLGPAAHQSQESTKPMLPFDDIPKGGTSINHPGALNQEIHLPALRHNTRGILSMAARPVKDRTAPGSQGAMGATINGSQFFITFAPAPHLDGNSTVFGKVLNLTAQDEGGDVLTKLEKANVKVDKKGRVVQPKEGEESEYEALRINRVTIHANPLAK; encoded by the exons ATGTCGGTTACT CTCCACACCACCCAAGGCGACCTGAAGGTCGAGCTCTTCTGCGAGGCAGTGCCTAAAACAGTAGAG AACTTCCTCGCCCTTTGCGCATGCGGCGCATACAACAACACACCCTTCCACCGTCTAATCCCCGGCTTCATGATCCAAGGAGGCGATATTTCTCTCGGACCAGCAGCGCACCAATCGCAAGAAAGCACCAAACCCATGCTTCCCTTCGACGACATCCCCAAAGGCGGTAcatcaatcaaccacccCGGCGCATTGAACCAAGAAATCCACCTCCCCGCTCTTCGACACAACACGCGCGGAATCCTCTCTATGGCAGCGCGGCCAGTCAAAGATAGAACAGCTCCCGGCTCCCAGGGTGCTATGGGGGCTACAATTAATGGAAGTCAATTCTTCATTACGTTTGCTCCTGCCCCTCATTTGGACGGAAATAGCACGGTCTTCGGGAAGGTGTTGAACTTGACAGCACAAGATGAAGGGGGTGATGTGTTGACCAAATTAGAGAAGGCGAATGTGAAGGTGGATAAGAAAGGGAGGGTTGTGCAGCCGAAAGAGGGTGAGGAGTCAGAATATGAAGCACTGCGCATTAACAGGGTCACGATACACGCGAATCCACTTGCAAAGTGA